GGCTTTTGCAAAAATATAAATACAATCCGCATCTTATCAAGAAATCCCTGATGTTCAACGTGCCGACTTACGACGATGAGAGATTTTTCGACAAAGTAACTTCCGATGCTTTGAGGATTCCGAAAGAAGCGATAAGGGAGGTTGCAGAAGCTCTCAGAAATTACAACTACACCGACAAAGCATCTGGTGTAAACATCCCTGTTGAAGTCATCTTCGGCGACAAAGATGTTATCTTGAGCTTATGGCAAATGCAAAAAACAGCTGCGGCATTCCCCAGAGGCCGGCTCCACATCCTAAAGGACGTGGGCCACAGCCCGGTTGTGGAAGCTCCGAAGGAGGTTTTCAGGATCATATTGGAAAATCAATAATAAATCCCACCCCTGCCCAAGGGATTCGCACACTGTTTGAAAAAATGGCACTCTCTGTGGTAGAATTCAATTTAGGACTCACGAACAGAGCCGAAAGCCGGAGAAAGGTGTGTTTGATATGCCAAATGGTACGGGCAGGGTTTTTCTTTTTATTTTTCTGTCACTGATAGCTGTGATTGCCATTTTTGGAGTTTACACTTACAACGTACTATCGAGGATAACCGGTGGTGAGGATTTTTCCCACGAAGAATTGTTCGTGGACTATTCGTTTATTCGTGCAACACAAGAAGAAAATCAGCCTCAAGGAAGTATTAGGAAACCTCCGCACATTTTCATAGCGGTTTTTGGGATTGATAAGCGGTATGTCGACGAATTTGGAAGAAGTGACACGAATCTCCTGGTAAAAGTAGACTTCTTGAAACGAAAGATAAAGTTGGTATCGATCATGAGGGATTTGCTGGTTGAAATTCCCGGTCATGGACGGAATAAGTTTAACGCCGCGTTCGCGTACGGTGAGGCCAAACTCGCACTTGGGACGCTAAATCTTAACTTCGCACTCGGTATAGTTAAGTATGTCATTGTGGATTTCCAGGTTGCCGAGAAATTGATCGACGCTGTCGGTGGTGTGACGATAGAAGTCAAACCGGAAGAGCTTGAACAATTAAATCTTTGCATAAAAGAATTGGCAAGGTTAGCCAAGGACAACTACGTTCCACTCGTTCGTTCTCCCGGTGTCCATCTTCTTAACG
This portion of the Fervidobacterium thailandense genome encodes:
- a CDS encoding LCP family protein; this encodes MPNGTGRVFLFIFLSLIAVIAIFGVYTYNVLSRITGGEDFSHEELFVDYSFIRATQEENQPQGSIRKPPHIFIAVFGIDKRYVDEFGRSDTNLLVKVDFLKRKIKLVSIMRDLLVEIPGHGRNKFNAAFAYGEAKLALGTLNLNFALGIVKYVIVDFQVAEKLIDAVGGVTIEVKPEELEQLNLCIKELARLAKDNYVPLVRSPGVHLLNGRQAVGYARIRKVGMGDYERTRRQQRVLTELFKKAKLMSLTTKFRLLDLVSHSVRTNLTLEELKALAFEDYNSYELETLRIPVWGTFREETVNINGVPSFVLNADLEKNKELLQKFLLE